A stretch of the Mesorhizobium shangrilense genome encodes the following:
- the pmtA gene encoding phospholipid N-methyltransferase PmtA, whose translation MVFRLKERLGRKFEEEVQFFKGWQKDKKRVGALMPTSVHAARRMASVINPASGMPVLELGAGTGVITKAILERGIKPHQLISVEYSKDFYHRLTRGFPGVDFRLGDAFALGEVLAERSGEQFDCVISAVPMLSFPMEQRIALLEDLLARIPVGRPVIQITYGPLSPVIKMPDRYVVSHYDFVVRNIPPAQLWTYRRAV comes from the coding sequence ATGGTCTTTCGATTGAAGGAGCGCCTCGGCAGGAAGTTTGAAGAGGAAGTGCAATTCTTCAAGGGCTGGCAGAAGGATAAGAAACGTGTTGGCGCGCTCATGCCAACGTCTGTGCATGCCGCGCGCCGGATGGCAAGCGTGATTAATCCAGCATCGGGAATGCCGGTTCTTGAACTTGGCGCCGGAACAGGCGTCATCACCAAGGCTATCCTGGAAAGAGGCATCAAGCCGCATCAGCTGATTTCGGTCGAATATTCGAAAGATTTCTATCATCGCTTGACGCGAGGCTTTCCAGGCGTGGATTTTCGATTGGGCGATGCGTTCGCGCTGGGGGAAGTGCTTGCCGAGCGGAGCGGGGAGCAATTCGACTGTGTCATAAGTGCGGTGCCGATGTTGAGCTTTCCGATGGAACAGCGCATTGCCTTGCTCGAGGATTTGCTGGCCCGCATTCCTGTTGGGCGACCTGTGATTCAAATCACCTACGGGCCCTTGTCGCCGGTGATCAAAATGCCCGACCGCTACGTCGTGTCTCACTATGATTTCGTCGTCCGCAACATCCCGCCCGCACAGCTCTGGACTTATCGACGAGCAGTCTGA
- a CDS encoding EAL domain-containing protein has translation MLISNFEETISLLQSLISLSVTVALDDFGTGYSSLTYLRKLPLSRLKIDRSFVQDMLIDADCAAIVRSLVELAHELRIEVTAEGVETLDQLDYLRRVRCDEAQGYLIGKPVRIGDIPGIAAKQFGQELGV, from the coding sequence GTGCTGATTTCGAATTTTGAAGAAACGATTTCATTATTACAATCGTTAATTTCTCTATCCGTCACAGTTGCTCTTGACGATTTTGGCACTGGCTATTCATCCCTGACGTATCTTCGTAAATTGCCTCTTTCGCGCCTCAAGATCGACCGATCTTTTGTCCAGGATATGCTCATCGATGCGGACTGCGCCGCGATTGTACGATCATTGGTTGAACTGGCGCATGAGCTTCGAATTGAGGTAACAGCCGAAGGCGTAGAAACTCTCGACCAGCTCGACTATCTGCGCCGCGTCAGATGCGATGAAGCTCAAGGCTATTTAATTGGGAAGCCTGTCCGGATCGGCGACATTCCTGGCATTGCTGCGAAGCAGTTTGGTCAGGAGCTAGGTGTTTGA
- a CDS encoding putative bifunctional diguanylate cyclase/phosphodiesterase: protein MQRLYAARFGDLLAGDLRVFGGPSTVEPLAGRIRAQQVSIVLRNTPLGMVANILNAATFIMAIWGSPDQTKAILWASIIIAAAGFVGLRARSSFQSVKPRSVSRRTTQNLVRNAFLFGTLWGALPVLFFSGATGAAQVVITCLSAGMIAGGAASFSTIPIAAIAYTLPIFVGSAVAIVWMESPVNLPVAILIVSYAITLFRAVLAHAVEFSQRFILQAESENAIRRDVLTSLPNRFSFNERLENALVDAKQFDQHFALLLFDLTNFDEVNDRFGRAMADALLVEVAARLRKSTRESDGIARLEGGEFAIIATRDIRPDQIRSLAKQIIDAPRAPFLIEGREIYCRASIGIALAPSDGLDANQLLRSADTALYRAKTLAASSIQFFSPSDDEAAARRHALERDLASALANDQLWLAFQPFLDLGSDRIRGFEALLRWQHPTLGPIPPSEFIPLAEETGLIHSIGHWVVKTACLAAARWPRDLRVSVNLSVVQLKNKALLDGIVVALAEAGLEPRRPGGRNHRNCADFEF, encoded by the coding sequence ATGCAGCGTCTGTATGCAGCAAGGTTTGGTGATCTTCTGGCGGGAGACCTGCGAGTTTTTGGCGGGCCGTCGACAGTCGAACCACTTGCCGGCCGAATCAGGGCGCAGCAGGTCAGTATCGTGCTTCGCAACACGCCTCTTGGCATGGTTGCAAACATACTCAATGCGGCCACTTTTATTATGGCGATTTGGGGCTCGCCCGACCAAACGAAAGCCATCCTCTGGGCGAGTATCATCATCGCCGCTGCTGGGTTCGTAGGCCTAAGAGCGAGATCATCGTTTCAGTCAGTCAAACCAAGGTCAGTGTCTCGCCGAACAACGCAAAACCTGGTGCGGAACGCCTTCTTGTTCGGCACTTTGTGGGGAGCACTTCCCGTTCTGTTCTTCAGTGGGGCAACAGGCGCAGCCCAGGTCGTCATTACCTGCCTGAGCGCGGGGATGATCGCAGGCGGTGCCGCTTCTTTCTCCACGATTCCTATTGCGGCCATCGCGTATACGCTACCGATCTTCGTCGGTTCGGCGGTTGCGATTGTGTGGATGGAAAGCCCCGTCAATCTGCCCGTCGCAATCCTGATAGTAAGCTACGCCATCACGCTGTTTCGTGCAGTGCTTGCTCACGCGGTCGAATTTAGCCAACGCTTCATTCTGCAAGCGGAAAGCGAAAATGCCATTCGCAGGGACGTTCTAACCAGTTTGCCTAATCGGTTCAGCTTCAATGAGCGGCTGGAGAACGCGTTGGTGGACGCAAAGCAGTTTGACCAGCACTTTGCGTTGCTTTTGTTCGATCTGACCAATTTTGACGAGGTGAATGATCGCTTTGGTCGAGCCATGGCGGATGCTCTTTTGGTCGAAGTGGCTGCGAGACTTCGGAAATCGACGCGGGAGAGCGATGGCATTGCGAGATTGGAGGGCGGCGAATTTGCAATAATCGCTACGCGCGATATCAGGCCAGATCAAATCAGGTCCTTGGCCAAACAGATCATAGATGCTCCGCGCGCCCCTTTCTTAATCGAAGGGCGTGAAATATATTGCAGGGCCTCTATCGGTATCGCTTTGGCGCCCTCTGACGGTTTGGATGCCAACCAACTCCTGCGGAGCGCCGACACCGCGCTATACAGGGCTAAGACGCTGGCGGCGAGCTCCATCCAGTTTTTCAGCCCAAGCGACGATGAAGCCGCTGCAAGGCGCCATGCCCTTGAACGCGATCTGGCATCTGCGCTCGCCAACGACCAGCTTTGGCTCGCATTTCAACCCTTTCTCGACCTCGGGAGCGATCGCATCCGAGGTTTTGAAGCGCTTCTGCGGTGGCAGCATCCGACCCTTGGTCCGATCCCTCCGTCGGAGTTTATACCCCTCGCTGAAGAAACGGGTTTGATTCACTCCATCGGACACTGGGTTGTCAAAACGGCTTGTTTGGCAGCGGCGCGCTGGCCGCGCGACTTGCGGGTCTCCGTCAACTTGTCGGTAGTGCAGCTTAAGAACAAGGCCTTGCTGGATGGAATTGTAGTGGCCTTAGCTGAAGCCGGTTTGGAGCCCCGAAGACCTGGAGGTCGAAATCACAGAAACTGTGCTGATTTCGAATTTTGA
- a CDS encoding transposase, with protein sequence MRRPTRPFTVEIKQKRSAQRRGHSIWGDIDLSAAMAETTRELKEMELPNRHLVDSNVVALDAAHVHQPGAETLMADPKATESGETAAEPATTVATPDGKNQTSRSRKAKAEPRPRARKNSADAGPPAGEAPAAAVPSGRKVHSEKARAQKLSQIAKSTSGGATLKSAVKQAGISEQTYYHWKKAGALPAASDELMDLVALEKENKRLKSLLAGRLREENAELKRKLGLQ encoded by the coding sequence ATGAGGCGGCCGACCCGACCGTTCACTGTGGAGATCAAACAGAAGCGCAGCGCTCAAAGACGGGGTCACTCGATTTGGGGTGACATTGATTTGTCAGCAGCGATGGCCGAGACAACAAGAGAGCTCAAGGAGATGGAGCTGCCAAATCGGCATCTTGTTGACTCTAATGTCGTGGCCCTTGATGCTGCACACGTGCATCAACCCGGAGCGGAGACTCTCATGGCAGATCCTAAAGCAACTGAATCAGGAGAAACGGCAGCCGAGCCTGCAACCACAGTTGCGACGCCTGATGGGAAGAATCAAACCTCACGATCGCGAAAGGCAAAGGCTGAGCCGAGGCCGCGGGCTCGGAAGAATAGCGCCGATGCGGGACCGCCAGCGGGGGAAGCTCCAGCAGCGGCCGTGCCTTCTGGCCGGAAGGTCCACTCCGAAAAGGCGCGCGCCCAGAAGCTTAGTCAGATCGCGAAGTCGACGAGTGGCGGCGCCACTCTCAAGAGCGCCGTGAAGCAGGCCGGCATTTCGGAGCAGACCTACTATCACTGGAAGAAGGCTGGGGCGCTCCCGGCAGCTAGTGACGAACTAATGGATCTGGTCGCGCTCGAAAAAGAAAACAAGCGACTGAAGAGCCTGCTTGCGGGACGCCTGCGCGAGGAGAACGCCGAGCTGAAGAGGAAACTGGGGCTGCAATAG
- a CDS encoding type II toxin-antitoxin system HipA family toxin, with the protein MAKKIELLGVYLEAGGSLTRVGSLVRDTGSMVHLDIDQSYIELGQDRPILSSALLRIGDEAKTVQRLRSGQMLSGLPPWFLNLLPEGALRELVNRGLPTGKTSNFDVLNWLGEDLPGAVVVRAEEALDPNLQRVREIRGDQTPIRFSLAGVQLKMSMLKQGDRLTFPATGRNGDIIAKLPSEKFPYLPEVEYTSMKLAEAVGVTVPFFELLPTESVHGIKEEFLQAGSQVLAVKRFDRTDDGMRVHMEDFSQVMGVSGDQKYFAANEETVLNIATRLGGGGTKPFLQAAKRVAVNLLLGNNDSHLKNWSLWYPVPTRGELSPAYDIVAAYVYDHSNEMALKFRNSRNSEIIGLSTFERAAELCGIPTERARKEIVATVEQAADEWPISIRDLPMPEGYRDKLLERTAKLALTNEVGVTFMTKTKHSC; encoded by the coding sequence ATGGCCAAGAAAATTGAGCTGCTTGGGGTCTATCTTGAAGCTGGAGGTTCGTTGACCCGAGTGGGGTCGTTGGTCCGGGACACCGGATCGATGGTCCACCTCGACATTGATCAATCCTACATCGAACTCGGCCAGGATCGCCCTATCCTCAGTTCTGCCTTGCTGCGCATCGGCGACGAGGCGAAAACAGTGCAGCGACTACGATCGGGACAAATGCTTTCAGGCCTGCCCCCGTGGTTCCTGAACTTGCTTCCGGAAGGTGCGTTGCGCGAATTGGTGAACAGGGGACTGCCGACCGGCAAGACGTCGAATTTCGACGTGCTCAATTGGCTTGGCGAGGATCTGCCAGGTGCGGTTGTCGTAAGGGCGGAGGAAGCGCTCGATCCGAATCTCCAAAGGGTGCGGGAAATCCGCGGGGATCAGACCCCGATCAGGTTCTCGCTGGCCGGAGTGCAGTTGAAGATGTCGATGCTGAAGCAGGGCGACAGACTGACTTTCCCCGCGACGGGCCGGAACGGCGACATTATAGCGAAGCTTCCAAGCGAAAAATTCCCGTATTTGCCGGAGGTCGAATACACTTCGATGAAACTCGCCGAAGCCGTAGGTGTAACCGTGCCGTTTTTCGAACTGCTGCCGACAGAGTCGGTCCACGGCATCAAGGAAGAGTTCCTCCAAGCGGGTTCTCAGGTGCTTGCGGTAAAGCGTTTCGACCGCACAGACGACGGCATGCGCGTGCATATGGAGGATTTTTCCCAGGTGATGGGCGTCAGCGGTGACCAGAAATATTTCGCCGCCAACGAAGAAACCGTGTTGAACATCGCCACTCGATTGGGCGGAGGCGGTACCAAGCCGTTCCTGCAAGCTGCTAAGCGCGTCGCGGTCAACTTGCTTCTGGGCAACAACGACTCCCATCTGAAAAACTGGTCGCTCTGGTATCCGGTGCCGACCCGCGGCGAATTGAGCCCTGCCTATGACATCGTGGCTGCCTACGTCTACGACCATTCGAACGAAATGGCCCTGAAATTCCGCAACAGCAGAAATTCAGAAATCATTGGCCTGAGCACCTTCGAGCGAGCTGCCGAGCTCTGTGGAATTCCCACGGAACGAGCAAGGAAAGAAATAGTCGCGACGGTCGAGCAAGCGGCGGACGAATGGCCGATATCGATCCGCGATCTGCCGATGCCCGAAGGCTACAGGGACAAATTACTGGAGCGCACCGCTAAACTCGCCTTGACCAATGAGGTCGGAGTGACATTCATGACTAAAACAAAACATTCCTGTTAA
- a CDS encoding helix-turn-helix domain-containing protein, giving the protein MIFRFLTAIRDLRRSRNMTQVELANLVGTTQAYVSKVESGRINPESATLHAIAAALDSEIVFVPRKALVQVRNIVSSCLDSERNPTVARQADSVIDELFIPDAADDDDDQRKRPGL; this is encoded by the coding sequence ATGATTTTCAGATTTCTGACCGCCATCCGGGATTTGCGACGCAGCCGGAACATGACGCAAGTGGAACTGGCCAATCTCGTCGGTACCACCCAGGCGTATGTTTCAAAGGTGGAAAGCGGAAGGATCAACCCAGAAAGCGCGACGCTTCACGCGATCGCTGCCGCCCTGGACTCCGAGATCGTATTCGTTCCGCGCAAGGCTCTCGTCCAGGTAAGAAACATTGTGTCTTCCTGTTTGGATAGTGAGCGCAATCCGACTGTCGCGCGCCAGGCCGACAGCGTGATCGACGAACTGTTTATCCCCGATGCTGCTGATGATGATGATGACCAACGAAAAAGGCCGGGACTCTGA
- a CDS encoding DMT family transporter yields MSSACCKRSANSGDCPHRSGHALLGNLARDNTGDVEGFWRPAHGNDVRHGGPSGAGDVVRSRNRAAPGPVQRRPLRHWAAIAVLALGGFVAAYTIWYGLLRRYRIDQVAPFALLMPIIGVLIAFLFLNERPSPSVPAGGAVILIGLGLVVRAPTAGRLERAGRYLGIIRN; encoded by the coding sequence TTGTCGTCGGCTTGCTGCAAACGGTCGGCGAATTCAGGGGACTGCCCTCATCGTTCTGGGCATGCTCTGCTGGGGAATCTCGCAAGGGATAATACGGGCGACGTCGAAGGATTCTGGCGGCCAGCTCATGGGAACGATGTCCGCCATGGCGGCCCCTCAGGTGCTGGCGATGTCGTTCGTTCTCGAAACCGGGCAGCGCCAGGCCCTGTTCAGCGCAGGCCTCTTCGACACTGGGCGGCCATCGCCGTGCTGGCTCTCGGCGGCTTCGTGGCGGCCTACACCATCTGGTATGGCCTGCTTCGCCGATATCGCATCGACCAGGTCGCGCCGTTCGCGTTGCTGATGCCGATCATCGGCGTGCTCATAGCCTTCCTGTTCTTGAACGAACGCCCTTCGCCCTCGGTGCCGGCCGGAGGGGCCGTGATCCTGATCGGCCTCGGCTTGGTCGTCCGCGCGCCGACTGCGGGCCGCTTAGAGCGGGCGGGCAGGTACTTAGGCATTATTCGAAATTAG
- a CDS encoding c-type cytochrome — MKYLFVGATMVLALLPPVARAQDIEAGKAVFKKCAACHNADTDTNKVGPTLKGVVGRTAGTVPGYSYSKAMKDAGAAGLVWDEPNLTEYLANPKAKVPTNKMGFPGLKNPDDIKNVIVYLKSVSG; from the coding sequence ATGAAATACCTGTTCGTCGGCGCCACAATGGTCTTAGCGTTACTGCCTCCGGTCGCCCGGGCCCAGGATATCGAGGCCGGAAAGGCAGTCTTCAAAAAGTGTGCCGCCTGCCACAACGCTGATACCGACACGAACAAAGTCGGGCCAACCCTGAAAGGCGTTGTAGGCCGGACAGCGGGAACCGTCCCTGGCTATTCGTATTCGAAAGCCATGAAGGATGCCGGTGCTGCGGGACTCGTCTGGGATGAGCCGAACCTGACGGAATATCTGGCCAATCCCAAGGCGAAAGTGCCGACGAATAAAATGGGGTTCCCTGGCCTCAAGAATCCCGACGATATCAAAAACGTCATCGTCTATCTCAAGAGTGTGTCAGGTTAG
- a CDS encoding arsenate reductase (azurin) small subunit, which translates to MDRCNKLVDVGRRQFLRGGAVAAAGMATSVALPAQAQTKAAPGLALVEYPSNKLANVADLKANESLDVSYPDENAPGVLLKLGTKVEGGAGPDGDIVGFSTTCPHKGFPLNYNADDHSFNCPGHYSRFDAEAGGQEIWWQSTADLPQYALRIDTKGDIYAEGLDELLYGRLSNVL; encoded by the coding sequence ATGGATCGTTGCAACAAGCTGGTCGACGTCGGCCGCCGCCAATTTTTAAGGGGAGGAGCAGTTGCCGCAGCAGGAATGGCCACATCGGTGGCCTTGCCGGCGCAAGCTCAAACCAAGGCTGCTCCCGGTCTGGCTCTGGTAGAATACCCTTCGAATAAGCTGGCCAACGTTGCCGACCTCAAGGCAAACGAATCTCTCGATGTCAGCTATCCTGATGAAAACGCGCCCGGGGTGTTGCTGAAGCTTGGAACCAAAGTGGAAGGCGGCGCGGGTCCGGATGGCGACATCGTCGGGTTCTCGACCACGTGCCCACATAAGGGATTCCCGCTCAACTACAACGCCGATGACCACTCCTTCAACTGTCCCGGCCACTACTCGCGCTTCGACGCGGAGGCCGGAGGGCAGGAGATCTGGTGGCAGTCGACGGCCGACCTTCCCCAATACGCGCTGCGGATCGACACCAAGGGCGACATCTACGCCGAGGGTCTCGACGAGCTTCTTTATGGCCGCCTGAGCAACGTACTCTAA
- a CDS encoding type II toxin-antitoxin system VapC family toxin, with protein MGFDLREALRLLKPQKRWETLERRADEDLPWADDEPTIGGPLFLDTSVYLDVLQGRSPAAVDPLLRYRLCHHSAVCLSELTHAFGRLDPNHASTKSVLEIIQHTVEDVPGHRLHVPDAMAWGQAGIIAGLLLRLSKMPKGEGHERRFINDALIFLQARQLGASVLTGNIRDFDYLSQIIPTGRIILYRLPARPL; from the coding sequence TTGGGGTTTGATCTTCGCGAAGCACTGCGATTACTAAAGCCCCAGAAGCGGTGGGAAACGCTTGAACGCCGAGCCGATGAAGATTTACCCTGGGCAGACGACGAGCCCACGATCGGTGGGCCATTGTTTCTGGACACGAGCGTCTATTTGGATGTCCTGCAGGGACGATCGCCGGCAGCAGTGGACCCCCTGCTGAGGTATCGGCTCTGTCACCACTCGGCTGTTTGTCTTTCCGAGCTGACCCACGCGTTTGGCCGCCTTGATCCGAACCATGCGTCGACAAAATCGGTCCTGGAAATTATCCAGCACACGGTGGAAGACGTACCGGGGCACAGACTTCACGTGCCTGACGCGATGGCTTGGGGGCAAGCCGGCATCATTGCTGGCTTGCTTTTGCGGCTGAGCAAGATGCCGAAAGGCGAGGGCCACGAGCGACGCTTTATCAATGATGCTTTGATCTTCCTGCAGGCAAGGCAATTGGGTGCGAGCGTCCTGACCGGAAACATCCGGGATTTCGATTATCTCTCTCAGATCATTCCGACTGGACGCATCATTTTGTATCGACTTCCGGCAAGACCACTGTGA
- the scpB gene encoding SMC-Scp complex subunit ScpB has product MAEPSARRKQSDQLALLDTELENLPPELRWREWMGRVEAVIFAASEPVTRSVLARVVGASCNIDLLIDDIRDELRGRPYELVAVAGGWQHRTKKAFADVVRTALGGAQQGSQGQKDLSQAEALVLMCIAYFQPITRGELSSFFGKEVSRDLIGTLRSQDFIASGPRSPQPGAPYTYVTTKTFLSQFGFDTLRDLPDFEALEDAGLLSKAKLLAGDIPAGLSGASDGDDEEPMDVSLDDER; this is encoded by the coding sequence ATGGCAGAACCGTCCGCCCGCCGAAAGCAAAGCGACCAGCTAGCGCTACTCGACACCGAGCTGGAAAATCTGCCGCCAGAACTGCGCTGGCGCGAATGGATGGGACGCGTCGAGGCGGTGATCTTTGCCGCCAGCGAACCGGTGACACGTAGTGTCCTCGCGCGGGTGGTTGGGGCCAGTTGCAACATCGACCTCCTCATCGACGACATTCGCGACGAGCTGCGCGGACGTCCCTACGAACTGGTCGCCGTAGCCGGCGGCTGGCAGCACCGGACCAAAAAGGCCTTTGCCGATGTCGTTCGCACTGCACTCGGGGGTGCACAGCAAGGCAGCCAGGGCCAAAAAGACCTGTCGCAGGCGGAGGCTCTCGTGCTGATGTGCATCGCCTATTTCCAGCCGATCACGCGCGGCGAGCTTTCGAGCTTCTTCGGCAAGGAGGTGTCTCGCGATCTGATCGGTACGCTTCGCTCGCAGGATTTTATCGCGTCAGGGCCGCGTTCGCCGCAGCCCGGCGCCCCCTATACCTATGTCACCACGAAGACGTTTTTGTCCCAGTTTGGCTTCGACACTCTCCGTGACCTGCCCGATTTCGAAGCGCTTGAGGATGCCGGGCTGCTGTCAAAGGCAAAGCTGCTGGCGGGCGATATTCCAGCAGGGTTATCGGGCGCGAGTGATGGTGACGACGAAGAGCCGATGGACGTCAGCTTGGATGACGAGCGGTAA
- a CDS encoding DUF1403 family protein — protein MIRADPLPSASPLLPRVPAWALPDGPVEHQPDAAFYAGAALTSLDQLVRSDPPWAGAWRQRLALKSAVAAVRLAGRGEDEAALRDVWHLRQPGADPGPAGTILDAWRRLASQPPVIDGERLVKVVELLGLRWDDAFADLPGMIGDVLGERRPAPFAAAAIASHVIALSPGSEVLAWWLADMVVAQNLRWPRPVPLLMAQAFAPALRSQGTRAVCLAVAQGAAESCRLGTELGRRADRLMAVAPKLRAKGAGEVIFLLLNEDAVSGSLVTKNLSRFGARRLFERLQKFEAVRELSGRPTFRLFGL, from the coding sequence ATGATTCGCGCCGACCCGTTGCCCTCTGCCTCGCCCCTTCTGCCCCGCGTGCCGGCCTGGGCGCTGCCGGACGGGCCGGTCGAACACCAACCCGACGCCGCGTTCTATGCCGGCGCGGCGTTGACTTCGCTCGATCAGCTGGTGCGTAGTGATCCCCCCTGGGCCGGCGCCTGGCGCCAGCGGCTGGCGCTCAAATCCGCGGTTGCCGCAGTGCGCCTGGCCGGCCGGGGCGAGGACGAGGCGGCCCTGCGCGATGTCTGGCACTTGCGCCAGCCCGGCGCCGATCCCGGGCCTGCCGGCACAATTTTGGACGCGTGGCGACGACTCGCTTCGCAGCCACCGGTGATCGATGGCGAGAGGCTGGTCAAAGTGGTGGAACTGCTCGGCCTGCGTTGGGATGACGCCTTCGCCGATCTGCCCGGGATGATCGGCGACGTGCTCGGCGAGCGCCGGCCGGCGCCGTTCGCCGCGGCGGCAATCGCCAGCCACGTTATTGCGCTGTCGCCGGGATCGGAGGTGCTGGCCTGGTGGCTCGCCGACATGGTGGTGGCGCAAAATCTGCGCTGGCCACGGCCGGTGCCGCTGCTGATGGCGCAGGCTTTTGCGCCGGCATTGCGGTCCCAAGGGACGCGCGCGGTGTGCCTGGCGGTGGCGCAAGGCGCCGCTGAGTCCTGCCGGTTGGGGACTGAACTCGGCAGGCGCGCAGATCGATTGATGGCGGTAGCGCCAAAGCTGCGCGCCAAGGGCGCCGGCGAGGTGATTTTCTTGCTCCTCAATGAAGACGCGGTCTCTGGCTCGCTCGTGACAAAAAACCTGTCGCGCTTTGGGGCACGCCGCCTGTTCGAGCGGCTGCAAAAGTTCGAGGCGGTGCGGGAGCTCTCCGGCCGCCCGACCTTCCGGCTTTTCGGGCTGTAG
- a CDS encoding tyrosine-type recombinase/integrase gives MEDPPSNPPKTDLPPVDHLDGEMPDIVDLVKDMGAAPPPARLEALAETATAYAKAASSDNTQNAYAKDWRHFASWCRREGFDSLPPSSKVIGLYISACASGTAAGDPKRGLSSLSVATIERRLSGLAWNFTQRGVPMDRSDRHIATVLAGIRRKHAKPPRQKEAVLGDDLIAMIATLGHDLRGLRDRAILLLGFAGGLRRSEIVGLDVVRDDHSDGTGWIEIFPDKGVLVTLRGKTGWREVEVGRGSSDLSCPVVALETWIRLGRIARGPLFRRIFRDNKTVDVERLSDKHVVRLVKQTALAAGVRADLPEGERALLFAGHSLRAGLASSADIEERYVQKQFGHALTEMTRKYQRRRDRFRTNLTKATGL, from the coding sequence ATGGAAGATCCCCCATCGAACCCCCCCAAAACCGACCTCCCGCCCGTCGACCACCTCGATGGCGAGATGCCGGATATCGTCGACCTGGTGAAGGACATGGGCGCCGCGCCGCCCCCGGCTCGCCTGGAAGCCCTCGCCGAGACCGCGACGGCCTACGCCAAGGCCGCCAGTTCCGATAACACTCAAAATGCCTACGCGAAGGACTGGCGGCATTTTGCCTCCTGGTGCCGCCGGGAAGGGTTCGATTCGCTGCCGCCTTCGAGCAAGGTCATCGGCCTCTATATCAGCGCCTGTGCCTCAGGCACCGCCGCCGGTGATCCGAAACGCGGCCTGTCATCGCTCTCCGTCGCGACGATCGAGCGGCGGCTGTCCGGCCTTGCCTGGAACTTTACCCAGCGCGGCGTGCCAATGGATCGCTCCGACCGCCACATCGCCACGGTCCTCGCCGGCATTCGCAGAAAACACGCAAAGCCGCCCCGGCAGAAGGAAGCCGTGCTCGGCGACGATCTCATCGCCATGATTGCGACGCTCGGCCATGACCTGCGCGGCCTCCGGGACCGCGCCATCCTGCTGCTCGGCTTCGCCGGTGGCCTGCGCCGCTCCGAGATCGTCGGTCTAGACGTCGTGCGCGACGACCACAGCGACGGCACCGGCTGGATCGAAATCTTTCCGGACAAGGGCGTGCTCGTCACGCTCAGGGGAAAAACCGGCTGGCGCGAGGTTGAGGTCGGCCGTGGCTCCAGCGACCTCTCCTGCCCCGTCGTCGCGCTGGAGACCTGGATCCGGCTGGGCCGCATCGCCAGAGGCCCCCTCTTCCGCCGCATTTTTCGTGACAACAAGACCGTCGATGTCGAGCGGCTCTCCGACAAGCATGTGGTTCGCCTGGTCAAGCAGACTGCGCTCGCCGCCGGCGTCCGCGCCGATCTTCCCGAAGGGGAGCGCGCGCTGCTGTTCGCCGGACACTCGCTGCGCGCCGGGCTTGCCTCGTCGGCCGACATCGAGGAGCGGTACGTGCAGAAGCAGTTCGGCCATGCCTTGACCGAGATGACCCGCAAATATCAACGGAGACGCGACAGATTCCGGACCAACCTGACCAAGGCGACAGGGCTCTGA
- a CDS encoding acyl-homoserine-lactone synthase, whose protein sequence is MLLNGKPLPCHLGMIESSRFYVDTALGCKNAARGIQKATMALFAGVLEWSHANGYSEVATVTDLRFERILGRPGLPFSRLGTPHPMETTTAIVGIIPATMGNVIRVRPKGYEPFFVDRAPLAA, encoded by the coding sequence ATCCTGCTCAATGGCAAACCCTTGCCATGCCATTTAGGGATGATCGAAAGCTCCCGCTTTTATGTGGACACGGCACTCGGCTGCAAAAATGCGGCGAGAGGTATTCAGAAGGCGACGATGGCCTTGTTCGCCGGCGTCCTCGAATGGTCCCACGCCAATGGCTATTCGGAGGTCGCGACCGTTACCGACCTTCGCTTCGAAAGGATCCTTGGCAGGCCAGGGCTGCCGTTCAGCCGGCTTGGCACGCCGCATCCGATGGAAACCACCACAGCGATCGTCGGTATCATTCCCGCCACAATGGGGAACGTCATTCGCGTTCGGCCCAAGGGCTACGAACCATTCTTCGTGGACCGCGCCCCGCTCGCAGCGTGA